A stretch of the Amycolatopsis sp. BJA-103 genome encodes the following:
- a CDS encoding catalase, with translation MTLPTTNNVGIPVASDNDSLTLGANGPILLQDHYLIEKNAQFNRERVPERVVHAKGGGAHGFLEVTEDISQFTKAALFQPGVRTESLVRFSSVAGENGSPDTWRDPRGFAVKFYTSEGNYDLVGNNTPVFFIRDPIKFPDFIHSQKRRADNHLRDHDIQWDFWTLRPESAHQVTWLMGDRGIPSNWREMDGFGSHTYLWENAGGEKFWVKYHFKTDQGIGYLPQADADRIAGEDSDYYIRDLFKNIEKGNHPSWTLYVQVMPYAEAADYRFNPFDLTKVWPKGDYPLIKVGRWVLDRNPANYFAEIEQAAFEPSNLVPGIGPSPDKMLQGRLFAYPDAHRYRIGANYTQLPVNAPKSPVNSYSRDGAMRYNNPGDPVYAPNSKGGPHANAEIASETASGYGVEDEVIRSAYKLHAEDDDFGQPGTLVREVMDDEQRERLANNIIGHASNDVSQPVLERVFEYWRNVDKDLGDKVADAFRK, from the coding sequence GTGACCTTGCCGACCACGAACAACGTGGGTATCCCCGTCGCGAGCGACAACGACTCGCTGACGCTGGGTGCCAACGGTCCGATCCTGCTCCAGGACCACTACCTGATCGAGAAGAACGCCCAGTTCAACCGTGAGCGCGTGCCCGAACGCGTCGTCCACGCCAAGGGCGGCGGCGCGCACGGCTTCCTCGAGGTCACCGAGGACATCAGCCAGTTCACGAAGGCCGCGCTCTTCCAGCCCGGCGTGCGCACCGAGAGCCTGGTCCGCTTCTCGTCGGTCGCGGGGGAGAACGGCTCGCCCGACACGTGGCGCGACCCGCGCGGGTTCGCGGTGAAGTTCTACACCTCCGAGGGCAACTACGACCTCGTCGGCAACAACACGCCGGTGTTCTTCATCCGCGACCCGATCAAGTTCCCGGACTTCATCCACTCGCAGAAGCGCCGCGCCGACAACCACCTGCGCGACCACGACATCCAGTGGGACTTCTGGACGCTGCGGCCCGAGTCGGCACACCAGGTCACCTGGCTGATGGGCGACCGCGGCATCCCGTCGAACTGGCGCGAGATGGACGGCTTCGGCTCGCACACCTACCTGTGGGAGAACGCGGGCGGCGAGAAGTTCTGGGTCAAGTACCACTTCAAGACCGACCAGGGCATCGGCTACCTGCCCCAGGCCGACGCGGACCGTATCGCGGGCGAGGACTCGGACTACTACATCCGCGACCTGTTCAAGAACATCGAGAAGGGCAATCACCCCAGCTGGACGCTGTACGTCCAGGTGATGCCCTACGCCGAGGCCGCGGACTACCGCTTCAACCCGTTCGACCTGACCAAGGTGTGGCCGAAGGGCGACTACCCGCTGATCAAGGTCGGCCGCTGGGTGCTCGACCGCAATCCGGCGAACTACTTCGCGGAGATCGAGCAGGCCGCGTTCGAGCCGTCCAACCTGGTACCGGGCATCGGCCCGTCGCCGGACAAGATGCTGCAGGGCCGCCTGTTCGCGTACCCGGACGCGCACCGCTACCGGATCGGCGCGAACTACACGCAGCTGCCGGTCAACGCGCCGAAGTCCCCGGTGAACAGCTACTCGCGCGACGGCGCGATGCGCTACAACAACCCGGGCGACCCGGTGTACGCGCCGAACTCCAAGGGCGGCCCGCACGCGAACGCGGAGATCGCCTCCGAGACCGCGTCGGGCTACGGCGTCGAGGACGAGGTCATCCGGTCGGCGTACAAGCTCCACGCCGAGGACGACGACTTCGGCCAGCCGGGCACGCTCGTGCGCGAGGTGATGGACGACGAGCAGCGTGAGCGGCTCGCGAACAACATCATCGGCCACGCTTCGAACGACGTGTCGCAGCCGGTGCTCGAGCGCGTCTTCGAGTACTGGCGGAACGTCGACAAGGACCTCGGCGACAAGGTCGCGGACGCCTTCCGCAAGTAG
- a CDS encoding MFS transporter, whose translation MMLMFLARLPMTAMGVTMTLYVVNDLGRGYGEAGLVGAATTLGSAIGAPLVGRYVDRYGLRPVVAICGLASTTFWISAPHLPYQVLLAVALPAGVLSVPAGTLARLVLTALVPLEQRRAAYSLDTILVEASFMIGPSAGIMAITQLPAVYALTGIGICFALSATLIYRQNPPIRAEADAEVFTGERPPVRSWLTGRLVMAMFIAAGALFCLVGMELAALATVRASGDIAWSGLLITLMCIASVLGGAIHGAVRRSLSQGTLMVLLAVLTLPVGLVDHPWWLLAIVLFPSNVLCAPTLAASTETVSAAAPPRVRGEAMGLLDAASRIGLAIGSPIIGYVIDHSSPGWGFAASAIGALAIASLGLFWRRSRTPAAPAPALASP comes from the coding sequence ATGATGCTGATGTTCCTGGCCCGGCTCCCGATGACGGCCATGGGCGTGACGATGACGCTCTACGTGGTCAACGACCTCGGCCGCGGCTACGGCGAGGCCGGGCTGGTCGGCGCGGCCACCACGCTCGGCAGCGCGATCGGGGCGCCGCTCGTCGGCCGGTACGTCGACCGCTACGGGCTGCGGCCGGTGGTTGCGATCTGCGGCCTGGCCTCGACGACCTTCTGGATCAGCGCGCCGCATCTGCCGTATCAAGTGCTGCTGGCGGTCGCGCTCCCCGCGGGTGTGCTGTCGGTGCCCGCCGGGACGCTGGCGCGACTGGTGCTCACCGCGCTCGTGCCGCTCGAGCAGCGGCGGGCGGCCTACTCGCTGGACACGATCCTGGTGGAAGCGTCGTTCATGATCGGGCCGTCGGCCGGGATCATGGCGATCACGCAACTGCCCGCGGTGTACGCGCTCACCGGCATCGGGATCTGCTTCGCGCTTTCGGCGACGCTGATCTACCGGCAGAACCCGCCGATCCGCGCCGAGGCCGACGCCGAGGTGTTCACCGGCGAGCGGCCGCCCGTGCGGAGCTGGCTCACCGGACGGCTCGTGATGGCGATGTTCATCGCCGCCGGCGCGCTGTTCTGCCTGGTCGGGATGGAGCTCGCCGCACTGGCGACGGTGCGCGCGAGTGGCGACATCGCCTGGTCCGGGCTGCTGATCACGTTGATGTGCATCGCTTCCGTGCTCGGCGGGGCGATACACGGGGCCGTCCGGCGGTCGCTTTCGCAGGGCACGCTGATGGTGCTGCTCGCGGTGCTCACGCTGCCGGTCGGGCTGGTCGACCACCCGTGGTGGCTGCTGGCGATCGTGCTCTTCCCGAGCAACGTGCTGTGCGCGCCGACGCTCGCGGCGAGCACCGAGACGGTCAGCGCGGCGGCGCCACCGCGGGTGCGCGGCGAGGCGATGGGGCTGCTGGACGCGGCCAGCCGGATCGGGCTGGCGATCGGGAGCCCGATCATCGGGTATGTGATCGATCACTCCAGCCCGGGCTGGGGGTTCGCGGCCTCGGCGATCGGAGCGCTGGCGATCGCCTCGCTCGGCCTGTTCTGGCGACGGTCCCGCACCCCGGCCGCCCCGGCGCCCGCACTCGCCTCCCCCTGA
- a CDS encoding RtcB family protein produces MYTAVEGSRVPIRMWADPTSVEDQAMRQLHNVANLPWVHGVAVMPDVHYGKGATVGSVIAMRDAVSPAAVGVDIGCGMSAVRTSLTAADLPDDLLKLRRRIESAVPVGFGLHKTPVNPAKVHGVGGWDAFWKSFGDLHAGVQELHDRAARQIGSLGGGNHFIEVCLEQGGDDEGRVWLMLHSGSRNIGKELAERHMAVARKLPHNADLPDPDLAVFVAGTPEMQAYRRDLFWAQDYAARNRATMVALVKQALKDVVPQTTFDDAISCHHNYVAEETYDGVELLVTRKGAIRAGSGDLGIIPGSMGTGSYIVRGLGNTSSFQSASHGAGRRMSRNKAKKLFTAEDLAAQTAGVECRKDSGVVDEIPAAYKDIETVIKAQTDLVEVVAHLKQVVCVKG; encoded by the coding sequence ATGTACACGGCGGTCGAAGGCTCGCGGGTTCCGATCCGGATGTGGGCCGACCCCACGTCGGTCGAGGACCAAGCCATGCGACAGCTGCACAACGTCGCCAACCTGCCGTGGGTGCACGGCGTCGCGGTCATGCCCGACGTCCATTACGGCAAGGGCGCGACCGTCGGCAGCGTGATCGCGATGCGCGACGCCGTGTCCCCGGCCGCCGTCGGCGTGGACATCGGCTGCGGGATGAGCGCGGTGCGGACCTCGCTCACCGCCGCCGATCTGCCCGACGACCTGCTGAAGCTCCGCCGCCGGATCGAGTCGGCCGTCCCGGTCGGTTTCGGCCTGCACAAGACCCCGGTGAACCCGGCGAAGGTGCACGGTGTCGGTGGCTGGGACGCGTTCTGGAAGTCCTTCGGCGACCTGCACGCCGGCGTCCAGGAGCTGCACGACCGCGCCGCCCGCCAGATCGGGAGTCTCGGTGGCGGCAACCACTTCATCGAGGTCTGCCTCGAACAGGGCGGCGACGACGAAGGCCGTGTCTGGCTGATGCTGCACTCGGGTTCGCGCAACATCGGCAAGGAACTCGCCGAACGGCACATGGCCGTCGCGCGGAAGCTGCCGCACAACGCGGACCTGCCGGATCCGGACCTCGCGGTGTTCGTCGCCGGTACGCCGGAAATGCAGGCGTACCGGCGCGACCTGTTCTGGGCGCAGGACTACGCGGCGCGCAACCGCGCCACCATGGTCGCGCTCGTCAAGCAGGCGTTGAAGGACGTCGTCCCGCAGACGACGTTCGACGACGCGATCAGCTGCCACCACAATTACGTCGCCGAAGAGACCTACGACGGTGTCGAACTGCTGGTGACCCGCAAGGGCGCGATCCGCGCGGGTTCGGGTGACCTCGGGATCATCCCGGGCAGCATGGGCACCGGTTCGTACATCGTGCGCGGTCTCGGGAACACGTCGTCCTTCCAGTCCGCGTCGCACGGCGCGGGCCGCCGGATGTCGCGGAACAAGGCCAAGAAGCTGTTCACCGCCGAAGACCTCGCCGCGCAGACCGCCGGGGTGGAATGCCGCAAGGACTCCGGTGTGGTGGACGAGATCCCGGCCGCGTACAAGGACATCGAAACGGTGATCAAGGCGCAGACCGACCTCGTCGAGGTGGTCGCGCACCTGAAGCAGGTCGTCTGCGTGAAGGGCTGA
- a CDS encoding M48 family metallopeptidase translates to MKSLRGLLAAVLLAGFPLLVLAFVGGIVTLEVLALRHNVFAAVKLGIVTVPVGWILLKTLLTVERATGDDLPGVEVTPEDQPALWALVRELADEAGTRPPDEIYLDADVNAAVTERTSWLGLRVLRRRMIIGVPLIMGLRQDQFRAVLAHELGYYGNKDTRFSALTYRGRKSIARVVSGLGREGYFERFVGWLFKQYAKLYFVVSMSVCRAQELAADAVSARLAGTDAATSALREIEALAVTWRLFMNNYAAIGWDAGYLPDRFGEGYRALLTDPRRAEQMEEMRRNPPEDKTSRWDTHPATRDRVATLEAGARIPVRSGGGHPAADLLTGAEKMLDRALFTVFSDEALAMRRTDWPSLVAIGRRHVAAEAAAEILGERTLDMALDLLDAGRHEELADPADTAAKPPAGAGPRARREFAAVSVRRRVGIVVHAALTDVGVARWSLSWSGPAPFTVDEPLDERLPSALDKATAAEADTAPLRALLTAAGVSAGYRPSPTLVRS, encoded by the coding sequence GTGAAGTCTTTACGTGGGCTGCTCGCTGCCGTCCTGCTGGCGGGATTCCCGCTGCTCGTGCTGGCGTTCGTGGGCGGGATCGTGACGCTCGAGGTGCTGGCGCTGCGCCACAACGTTTTCGCGGCGGTGAAGCTCGGCATCGTCACCGTCCCGGTCGGCTGGATCCTGCTCAAGACCCTGCTCACGGTCGAGCGGGCGACCGGCGACGACCTGCCCGGCGTCGAGGTGACGCCGGAGGACCAGCCCGCGCTCTGGGCGCTGGTCCGGGAGCTGGCGGACGAGGCGGGCACCCGGCCGCCGGACGAGATCTATCTCGACGCGGACGTGAACGCCGCGGTCACCGAGCGGACCTCGTGGCTCGGGCTGCGGGTGCTGCGCCGTCGGATGATCATCGGTGTCCCCCTGATCATGGGTCTGCGCCAGGACCAGTTCCGGGCGGTGCTCGCGCATGAGCTGGGCTACTACGGCAACAAGGACACGCGGTTCTCCGCGCTGACCTATCGCGGGCGCAAATCCATCGCGAGAGTCGTCAGCGGCCTCGGCCGCGAAGGCTACTTCGAGCGCTTCGTCGGCTGGCTCTTCAAGCAGTACGCGAAGCTGTACTTCGTCGTCTCGATGAGTGTCTGCCGAGCCCAGGAACTCGCGGCCGACGCCGTCTCCGCGCGGCTCGCCGGGACCGACGCGGCGACCTCGGCCCTGCGTGAGATCGAAGCGCTGGCCGTCACCTGGCGGCTCTTCATGAACAACTACGCCGCCATCGGCTGGGACGCGGGCTACCTCCCGGACCGGTTCGGCGAGGGCTACCGCGCACTGCTCACCGACCCGAGGAGGGCGGAGCAGATGGAGGAGATGCGGCGGAACCCGCCGGAGGACAAGACCTCGCGGTGGGACACGCACCCGGCGACCCGGGACCGCGTCGCGACGCTCGAGGCCGGGGCCCGGATCCCGGTCCGCTCCGGCGGCGGGCACCCGGCGGCCGACCTGCTGACCGGCGCCGAGAAGATGCTCGACAGGGCGCTGTTCACCGTCTTCTCCGACGAGGCGCTGGCGATGCGGCGGACCGACTGGCCATCCTTGGTCGCCATCGGCCGTCGTCACGTCGCGGCCGAAGCGGCCGCCGAGATTCTGGGCGAACGCACCCTCGACATGGCGCTGGACCTGCTCGACGCGGGCAGGCACGAGGAACTCGCCGACCCCGCCGACACCGCTGCGAAACCGCCCGCCGGCGCCGGACCCCGTGCCCGCCGGGAGTTCGCCGCCGTCTCCGTCCGCAGGCGGGTGGGGATCGTGGTCCACGCGGCCCTCACCGACGTCGGCGTGGCGCGATGGTCGCTGTCGTGGTCCGGACCGGCGCCGTTCACCGTGGACGAGCCGCTGGACGAGCGGCTGCCGTCCGCGCTCGACAAGGCCACCGCCGCCGAAGCCGACACCGCGCCGCTGCGCGCGCTGCTGACGGCCGCCGGGGTGTCCGCCGGCTACCGGCCGTCTCCCACTCTTGTTCGTTCTTAA
- a CDS encoding DUF4034 domain-containing protein — protein sequence MLWLLKSRERKAVFAMMKEAKRRGVEIDELKNVLTPEEFAALLPQEKPKFKGRIPDVTRWGLPADGEVSTKEYWTDEEVLAVQESTARGEWEGAAALLASTWGNWDRRNLVNGALGEAAAQDDEWLRAWRKARPGDPGAALVNAESLVHVAWEVRSGLQAKHVTEEQFAAFFRVLEQAEEAVREASALAPEDPTPWVTALAIAMGRQYENDQYLEIWAELAGRDPQHRGAHTRALQYWCAKWFGSNERMWEFAETAAAKSPKLAPLLLIAAHESEFQDTPAWRDPRVAGALDGIVAWLNGEGRDHPATRGDRAYAAKALVENGRFDEAVEQFRFLGTRADSGVWAYSGDARGEFLATRYAACAGATKP from the coding sequence ATGCTTTGGCTGCTCAAGTCCCGTGAACGCAAGGCCGTCTTCGCGATGATGAAGGAGGCGAAACGACGCGGCGTCGAGATCGACGAACTCAAGAACGTGCTGACGCCGGAAGAGTTCGCCGCGCTCTTGCCGCAGGAGAAGCCCAAGTTCAAGGGCAGGATCCCGGACGTCACGCGCTGGGGGCTCCCGGCCGACGGCGAGGTGTCGACCAAGGAGTACTGGACCGACGAAGAAGTGCTCGCGGTCCAGGAGTCGACCGCGCGGGGTGAATGGGAAGGCGCCGCCGCACTGCTGGCGTCGACCTGGGGGAACTGGGATCGCCGCAACCTGGTGAACGGCGCGCTCGGCGAAGCCGCCGCGCAGGACGACGAATGGCTGCGGGCGTGGCGCAAGGCCCGCCCCGGTGACCCGGGCGCCGCGCTCGTCAACGCGGAATCGCTGGTGCACGTGGCGTGGGAGGTGCGCAGCGGCCTGCAGGCGAAACACGTCACCGAGGAGCAGTTCGCCGCGTTCTTCCGGGTGCTGGAGCAGGCCGAGGAGGCCGTGCGCGAGGCGTCCGCGCTCGCCCCCGAGGACCCGACGCCGTGGGTGACCGCGCTCGCGATCGCGATGGGACGGCAGTACGAAAACGACCAGTACCTGGAGATCTGGGCGGAACTCGCCGGACGCGACCCGCAGCACCGCGGGGCGCACACGCGGGCACTGCAGTACTGGTGCGCGAAGTGGTTCGGCTCGAACGAGCGGATGTGGGAGTTCGCCGAGACCGCCGCGGCGAAGTCGCCGAAGCTGGCCCCGCTGCTGCTGATCGCCGCGCACGAATCCGAGTTCCAGGACACTCCCGCGTGGCGTGACCCGCGGGTCGCCGGCGCGCTCGACGGGATCGTGGCCTGGCTGAACGGCGAAGGGCGCGATCACCCGGCGACGCGAGGAGACCGGGCGTACGCGGCGAAGGCGCTCGTGGAGAACGGGCGCTTCGACGAAGCCGTCGAGCAGTTCCGGTTCTTGGGGACCCGGGCCGACAGCGGGGTGTGGGCCTACAGCGGGGACGCGCGGGGCGAGTTCCTGGCGACGCGGTACGCGGCCTGCGCCGGGGCCACGAAGCCCTGA
- a CDS encoding aspartate-semialdehyde dehydrogenase, whose protein sequence is MSNGLRVGVVGATGQVGAVMRRLLAERGFPVAEMRYFASARSAGSKLSWQDREIVIEDATTADPSGLDIALFSAGGSTSKAQAERFAAAGATVIDNSSAWRMDPEVPLVVSEVNPEAIKEARKGIIANPNCTTMAAMPVLKPLHAEAGLVRLVASTYQAVSGSGLAGVEELEGQLAAAAPNAGALTHDGAAVTFPEPKKYARTIAHNVLPLAGSIVDDGLFETDEEKKFRNESRKILSIPELRVSCTCVRVPVFSGHSISINAEFSQALSVARATELLTGAPGVELSEIPTPLQAAGQDPSYVGRLRTDPGVDGGRGLALFLSNDNLRKGAALNAVQIAELIANS, encoded by the coding sequence ATGTCGAACGGTTTGCGGGTAGGGGTCGTCGGGGCGACCGGCCAGGTCGGCGCGGTCATGCGCCGTCTGCTGGCCGAACGGGGTTTCCCGGTCGCCGAGATGCGGTACTTCGCTTCGGCGCGGTCCGCCGGTTCCAAGCTTTCTTGGCAGGATCGGGAAATCGTCATCGAGGACGCGACGACCGCCGATCCGTCCGGTTTGGACATCGCGCTGTTCTCCGCCGGTGGCTCGACTTCCAAGGCGCAGGCGGAGCGGTTCGCCGCGGCGGGCGCGACGGTGATCGACAACTCGTCGGCCTGGCGGATGGACCCCGAGGTCCCGCTGGTCGTCAGCGAGGTCAACCCGGAGGCGATCAAGGAAGCACGCAAGGGGATCATCGCGAACCCCAACTGCACCACGATGGCCGCGATGCCGGTGCTCAAGCCGCTGCACGCCGAGGCCGGACTGGTCCGGCTGGTCGCCAGCACCTACCAGGCCGTGTCCGGCAGCGGGCTCGCCGGTGTCGAGGAGCTGGAAGGCCAGCTCGCCGCGGCGGCGCCGAACGCGGGCGCGCTGACCCACGACGGCGCGGCGGTGACCTTCCCCGAGCCGAAGAAGTACGCGCGGACCATCGCGCACAACGTCCTCCCGCTCGCCGGGTCCATTGTGGACGACGGCTTGTTCGAGACGGACGAAGAGAAGAAGTTCCGCAACGAGAGCCGCAAGATCCTGAGCATCCCGGAGCTGCGCGTTTCCTGCACCTGCGTGCGGGTGCCGGTGTTCTCGGGGCACTCGATCTCGATCAACGCGGAGTTCTCGCAGGCGCTTTCGGTCGCCCGCGCGACCGAACTGCTGACCGGCGCCCCCGGCGTGGAGCTGTCCGAGATCCCGACCCCGCTGCAGGCCGCGGGCCAGGACCCGTCCTACGTCGGGCGGCTGCGGACGGACCCGGGCGTCGACGGCGGTCGCGGTCTGGCGTTGTTCCTGTCGAACGACAACCTGCGGAAGGGCGCGGCGCTCAACGCGGTACAGATCGCGGAACTGATCGCGAACTCCTGA
- a CDS encoding aspartate kinase produces the protein MALVVQKYGGSSLESADRIKRVAERIVATKKAGNDVVVVCSAMGDTTDELLDLAQQVNPAPPEREMDMLLTAGERISNSLVAMAISAQGAEAWSFTGSQAGVVTTSVHGNARIIDVSPSRVTEALDQGYIALVAGFQGVSQDTKDITTLGRGGSDTTAVALAAALNADVCEIYSDVDGVYTADPRVVPDARKLDTIAYEEMLELAASGSKILHLRSVEYARRYGVPIRVRSSYSDKPGTTVTGSIEEIPVEQALITGVAHDRSEAKITVTGVPDTAGAAARIFRVIADNEIDIDMVLQNVSSTSSGRTDITFTLSKANGAKAVQSLEKIKDEIGFESVLYDDHVGKVSLVGAGMRSHPGVTATFCEALAQSGVNIEIINTSEIRISVLIRDSQLDDAVRAIHEAFELGGDEEAVVYAGSGR, from the coding sequence GTGGCCCTCGTGGTCCAGAAGTACGGCGGTTCGTCGCTGGAAAGTGCCGACCGGATCAAACGCGTCGCGGAACGCATCGTCGCCACCAAGAAGGCGGGCAACGACGTCGTCGTCGTCTGCTCCGCCATGGGCGACACGACGGACGAGCTGCTCGACCTGGCTCAGCAGGTCAACCCGGCCCCGCCGGAGCGTGAGATGGACATGCTGCTCACCGCGGGTGAGCGCATCTCGAACTCGCTCGTCGCCATGGCGATCTCCGCGCAGGGCGCGGAGGCGTGGTCGTTCACCGGTTCGCAGGCAGGGGTGGTGACGACGTCGGTGCACGGCAACGCGCGGATCATCGATGTCAGCCCCAGCCGCGTGACGGAAGCCCTCGACCAGGGCTACATCGCGCTGGTGGCGGGGTTCCAGGGCGTGTCGCAGGACACCAAGGACATCACCACCCTCGGCCGCGGCGGTTCGGACACCACCGCCGTCGCGCTGGCCGCGGCGCTGAACGCCGACGTGTGCGAGATCTATTCCGATGTGGACGGTGTGTACACCGCCGATCCCCGCGTCGTGCCCGACGCCCGCAAGCTCGACACCATCGCCTACGAGGAGATGCTGGAGCTGGCCGCGAGCGGCTCGAAGATCCTGCACCTGCGCTCGGTGGAGTACGCGCGCCGCTACGGCGTCCCGATCCGAGTCCGTTCTTCCTACAGTGACAAGCCGGGCACCACGGTGACCGGTTCTATCGAGGAGATCCCCGTGGAACAAGCGTTGATCACCGGTGTGGCGCACGACCGCTCCGAAGCCAAGATCACGGTGACCGGCGTGCCCGACACCGCCGGCGCCGCGGCCAGGATCTTCCGGGTGATCGCCGACAACGAGATCGACATCGACATGGTGCTGCAGAACGTGTCCAGCACGTCGTCCGGCCGCACCGACATCACCTTCACGCTGTCGAAGGCCAACGGTGCCAAGGCCGTGCAGTCGCTGGAGAAGATCAAGGACGAGATCGGTTTCGAGTCGGTCCTCTACGACGACCACGTCGGCAAGGTGTCGCTCGTCGGCGCGGGGATGCGTTCGCACCCCGGTGTCACGGCGACGTTCTGCGAGGCGCTCGCGCAGTCGGGCGTGAACATCGAAATCATCAACACCTCGGAGATCCGGATCTCGGTGCTGATCCGGGACTCGCAGCTCGACGACGCGGTGCGAGCGATCCACGAGGCATTCGAACTCGGCGGCGACGAAGAAGCCGTCGTCTACGCGGGGAGTGGTCGCTGA
- a CDS encoding nitroreductase family protein: MHKPAETSTPIASIMAARWSPRAYDEAAVVTEDQLRALLEAARWAPSFGNTQPARYLVGLRGTPSFDRILSTLNSGNRDWAHRAGLLLIGVMVTTNEKGDVPYAEYGLGLASENLVLQAVELGLIAHQMAGFSAEAAKDFFGLPDDVVPKVAIAVGSPADPSVLEEDWRIEREKAPRERVSLAEFAYTDTWGASAFSE, encoded by the coding sequence GTGCACAAGCCCGCCGAAACAAGTACCCCGATCGCGTCGATCATGGCCGCCAGGTGGAGTCCTCGCGCCTACGACGAGGCCGCCGTCGTCACCGAAGACCAGCTTCGCGCACTGCTCGAGGCGGCCCGCTGGGCACCGTCCTTCGGCAACACCCAGCCCGCCCGCTACCTGGTCGGCCTGCGTGGCACGCCGTCGTTCGACCGGATCCTCTCGACGCTCAACTCGGGCAACCGCGACTGGGCCCATCGCGCCGGTCTGCTGCTGATCGGCGTGATGGTGACCACGAACGAGAAGGGCGACGTCCCGTACGCCGAGTACGGACTGGGTCTCGCGAGCGAGAACCTCGTGCTCCAGGCCGTCGAACTCGGCCTGATCGCGCACCAGATGGCGGGCTTCTCCGCCGAAGCGGCGAAGGACTTCTTCGGGCTCCCCGACGACGTCGTCCCGAAGGTCGCCATCGCCGTCGGCTCCCCCGCCGACCCGTCGGTACTCGAGGAGGACTGGCGGATCGAGCGCGAGAAGGCGCCACGTGAGCGGGTCTCGCTGGCGGAATTCGCCTACACCGACACCTGGGGCGCGAGCGCTTTCTCCGAGTGA
- a CDS encoding MFS transporter has product MTRPHTRAWFGLLVILCPVFLVSMDGSILFLAMPRISQALAPTADQALWILDVYGFAVGSLLIAFGNLGDRYGRLKLLMIGAAVFGAASTAAAFAPGPELLIAFRALMGLAGATLLPSALAVLSELFPDPRRRAQAIGVFAAAFAAGFAIGPVVGGVLLERFWWGSVFLVNLPVIAVFLLLAPVLLREVRATGKGRVDTLSVVLSAAGLLLAIYGIKHVAADGLSAVAVSAGIAGALLLVWFARRQRGLDHPLIDFSLFRDRVFTIAIVTGFLPLAAWSAAAYLSGIHLQSVLGLPVLHAALLALPGAAVLTIMCVVTPALVERIGKRAALVGCHFSIAAGLALLLMTGVTGGVGWYVASTVVAGVGYGISFSVVADTAVAAVPAERAGAAGAIAETGNEIGNALGIALMGSLAALVFRLAGPDLAPTLDGTLQLPGIAPAAATDAKEAFVSGLHTAVAVLSLLHVALGGLALRWLPHSEKALAPQVSV; this is encoded by the coding sequence ATGACACGACCGCACACCCGGGCCTGGTTCGGCCTGCTGGTGATCCTCTGCCCGGTGTTCCTGGTTTCCATGGACGGGTCGATCCTGTTCCTCGCGATGCCCAGGATCAGCCAGGCACTCGCCCCGACGGCCGACCAGGCGTTGTGGATCCTGGACGTCTACGGCTTCGCGGTCGGCTCGCTGCTGATCGCGTTCGGCAACCTCGGCGACCGGTACGGGCGGCTGAAACTGCTGATGATCGGTGCCGCCGTCTTCGGTGCGGCCTCGACCGCCGCGGCGTTCGCCCCGGGCCCGGAGCTGCTGATCGCGTTCCGCGCGCTGATGGGGCTGGCAGGCGCGACTCTGCTGCCTTCGGCGCTGGCGGTGTTGAGCGAACTGTTCCCCGATCCGCGGCGACGCGCGCAGGCCATCGGTGTCTTCGCGGCCGCGTTCGCCGCCGGTTTCGCGATCGGGCCGGTCGTCGGCGGGGTCCTGCTGGAGCGGTTCTGGTGGGGTTCGGTCTTCCTGGTCAACCTGCCGGTGATCGCGGTGTTCCTGCTGCTCGCGCCGGTGCTGCTCCGCGAGGTGCGGGCCACCGGGAAGGGGCGCGTCGACACGCTGAGCGTGGTGCTCTCCGCCGCCGGTCTCCTGCTCGCGATCTACGGGATCAAGCACGTGGCGGCCGACGGTCTGTCCGCCGTCGCGGTCTCCGCGGGAATCGCAGGCGCCCTGCTGCTGGTGTGGTTCGCCCGGCGTCAGCGAGGTCTCGACCATCCGCTCATCGACTTCTCCCTGTTCCGTGACCGTGTCTTCACGATCGCGATCGTCACCGGATTCCTGCCGCTGGCGGCCTGGTCGGCGGCCGCGTACCTGTCCGGGATCCACCTGCAGTCCGTGCTGGGGCTGCCCGTCCTGCACGCGGCCCTCCTGGCGCTGCCCGGGGCGGCCGTCCTCACGATCATGTGCGTGGTCACCCCGGCTCTGGTCGAGCGGATCGGCAAGCGCGCGGCGCTGGTCGGCTGCCACTTCTCCATCGCCGCCGGGCTGGCGCTGTTGCTCATGACCGGCGTCACGGGCGGGGTGGGCTGGTACGTCGCTTCGACGGTGGTCGCCGGTGTCGGCTACGGCATCTCGTTCAGCGTCGTGGCCGACACGGCCGTCGCCGCGGTGCCCGCCGAACGGGCCGGAGCGGCGGGCGCCATCGCCGAAACCGGCAACGAGATCGGCAACGCGCTGGGGATCGCGCTCATGGGGTCACTCGCCGCGCTGGTGTTCCGCCTGGCCGGTCCGGATCTCGCGCCCACCCTCGACGGAACCCTCCAGCTGCCCGGTATCGCGCCCGCCGCCGCCACTGACGCGAAGGAGGCCTTCGTCTCGGGCCTGCACACCGCCGTCGCGGTGCTGAGCCTGCTGCACGTCGCGCTGGGAGGTCTCGCTCTGCGCTGGCTCCCTCACTCGGAGAAAGCGCTCGCGCCCCAGGTGTCGGTGTAG